The DNA sequence TTACTTTTTAATCTCCCAATGTTTATTGGCGTATGCTTAACAGCGCTGGATGTTTTTGCATTGCTTTATTTGCAAAAATTCCATTTTAGATACGTTGAGGGAATAGTAATTCTATTGATGACGGTCATCGCTGGTTGCTTTTGGTACGAAATTGCTATTTCATCTCCCAACATTGGCTTAATCATTTCAAATTTACTCCCTAGAGCAGAAATATTTTCTCATCCTGAAATGCTGTACATAGCAATTGGGATAGTGGGTGCGACCGTAATGCCGCACAATCTATATCTTCATTCGTCAATTGTGCAAACAAGAAAACATGATCAAACAAAAGAGGGTAAGCGTGAAGCGATTAAGTTCAGCACGATAGATACAACTGTCGCGCTGACGATAGCCTTTTTCATAAATGCAGCAATTTTAATTGTCTCTGCGGCAGTATTTTATTCACGAGGCTACAAAGAAATAACAGAAATTGAGCAAGCGTATCAGCTTTTGAGCCCACTTTTAGGAATTCCGCTTGCAAGCACACTTTTTGCTGTGGCTCTTCTTGCGTCAGGCCAAAATTCAACGTTGACCGGGACCTTAGCTGGTCAAATTGTAATGGAAGGTTTTTTGGAAATACGTCTCAGACCTTGGATGCGAAGACTGTTAACTAGATCGATCGCGCTCGTTCCTGCAATTATATGTGTTCTATTTTATGGGGATGCGAGCGTTGCACGACTTCTTCTTTTAAGCCAGGTCATTTTGAGCTTTCAGTTAGGTTTTGCGATTATTCCACTTATCATGTTTACAAGCGACAGAAAAAAAATGGGCCCGCACGTTAATTCTCGCTTGATCACGATCCTTGCGTGGCTTTCTGCTGCCTTAATTATTGGGCTTAATTGTAAGTATTTATTTGATCTAGCGGTTGGTTATTTAAGCTAAGATTTGCTATTATTTCAACAAAAAACGCTCTTTAGAATTAAATGGGAACTTAAATGAATCATTCAGTATCTGCACAAAAGAAAATTTCGAATGTAATTATGGCCACTTTTTTGATAATTACCGCACCTGCTCAATGCACAGAATGGTATGAAAATCCGATTTTTGCTGGGCTTGCAGGTCTTTCAATCGGTGGATCGGTCGCTTCTGGGTTATGGTGGTATAATTCTTCAACACCGCCCAATGTGGATTCACTTCTTTTAAAAGCGGATGCACTGCAAGAGAAAATAGATCCAATTATTATCAGTTTTAAAGATGAGCAAGAAACAGAAAACTATCTCTTTAGCAATAGGAATGCAGCCGATAGATTAACCGAAAAAATTTCAGAATTTTTTACAGAATCGGATGCACTTTTGAAAGAATCGATGCGACCAGATCTACTTAAAGATTTGAATCCAGAAAAAAAAGAACTTCTTAATAAAATGCGTTCAGAAATCAATAAAAATAGAAGTGCTGCAAAACAATTATCAATTTTAGTCGAAAGCCGCTGGCCATTTCTTAAAATAAACAATTATTTGGCAAACAATTATATTGAGCTTCCAATTGCAAAGCCGGATGCTTCCAATCCTTATCCGCATATGCGCAAAATAAGTATGTTGAATAATGAAGTCGCCGATTTAATAGAGACGCTTAATAAATCAAAAGAGTTATTAAGCGATAAAAAGAACACTCGATTTGAAATGCTTCAAAAAAATGCTGAAATCAGAATAACGAAATTAAACGCTGAATTAGGAAAATTGAGCGAAAAGCCTGAATACAAGCAAGAGCTTACCCGCCGAGAAACGGAACGCCATCACCGGGAGTTGGAAGTAAAAAAAGAGCGTAAAGTGAAAGCAAAAGAACAAGAAGCTGCAGCTTTATTAATTGACGCAACAGCTAGACAAACACAGGCAGAGTTGGCGAGTTATGCTTATCAGAAAAAATTAATTGACGCAGAAAATACCGCAAAAATCGCTCAATCAAAAATCGATTTGGCTGAATCGAAAGTGAAATCAGCAGAATCTAAAACGATAACTGCACAAGAAAATGAAAAACAGGCCCAGAATAATTATGAAGCGGAGAAAAGTCTCGTTCAAAAAATACGTGCATGCATAATCGGTTTTGTGAAAGCTCAGGATGCAAATCTCAAGAAAGCTCAGGATGCTTACGATTCACTCGAGCGTGAATTTATCACCCCATCAGTAAATCCTGAATTGGTTGAAGAGCGTATAGCAAAACTTAAGGAACATGCCCAAAAGATTAAAGATGCATTCGTGCCCGTTTGTCCTGGATGCATTAAAGACCTTGAGAATGGCACTTTTGATCATCCATGCAATCACGGTGCTGGAAAATAGTTCTAAAATAAAAAAACGCCAGATTTTGGCGATTTTATTGAAAGTGAGATGGGAACTCATAGGTTTAACCCTACGTCTCTCGTCTATACTTACGCATGTAGAGAGCTTAGCTTCTAACTACCTCCCCATCTCCTAATTACAATGATAACAAAGGCTAGCACGCAAAATCAACGATTCAGCTAGGTTTTTTATATAAAATTAGCCCTTAACTAAAGCCCTATTGGTTTTCTCTATTAATTCAGAAAGAGATAGTTAATGTGTCAAATAAATAAAGAAATTAGCTTAAGAAAAAAGAAATTATTAGGCTTGCTCTATTGATGATCTATTAAATCCTTGAGAGCCTCTTTAAAACTTCTTTATACTAGTATCAAGGGATAGTTTAGGGGAGTTAAGTAATGAGCATATTCCAAATGCGCAGAGGCGCATGGGGTATTTTTTGCGTCTTTATATGCTTATTTTTAGCTATTGGTGCTGCTGAAGATGGTAAAGGTTTTTCACAAGCAGAAAAACCGCAATTTGCTTATTTATTTGCTCACGGTTTAGGCGCAACTCAGCAACAATTCGCTCTTTTTGCGCAAGTGCCCGAAATAGATTTAAAAAAAAATCAGAATTGGTTTCTTTATGATCCCGTAGTTCTTTTTAATTTTCCAGATGCAAAGAATGATAAAGGCGAGTATCTAAAAGAACATGTAAATTTAGGTCAAAAAAAAGATATTGATCAACTCCATGCTACTATCGTGGCAGCGCTCGCTCAATTACCCGGAGCTGGTTTGGTTCTAACAGGGATTTCACGCGGAGCGGCAACGATTCTTAATTTGCTAGCACTCGCGCAACCTAATTATGTTGCAGCAGTCGTTCTTGAATCTCCGTTTGATTCGTTCAAATCTGTAATCAATCATCTTCTCAAGCGGTTTGGCGTACAATGGCTTCCTTTTTCAGAAAAAATAGGTGCCAAAATCGCACAATCACAGTTCCCTTCTCTCAATCTGGACGGTATCGCTCCGTGCAAAGTTGCTTCATATATTCCGCAGCATGTTCCAATATTATTTGTGCATTCTGCAAAAGATAAAGTCGTTCCAGTTCAGTGTTCGCGAAAATTGTATATAAAATTGAAAGAAACCGGGCACCAGCATGTTTATTTACTCGAACTTCCATCTGGTGATCACGGAAAATTAATGAACAGTGAACATTCTCTAATGTACCAAAATGCGGTGCACGCTTTTTATAAAAAATATGGGTTGCCGCACCAAGAAGATTTCGCCAAGCATGGCGAAGCGTTCTTAGCGCTTGCACAACCAGGAATTGCCGAAGTGCAAGCTCGTGATAAAAGAGCTTTAAATCTTTCCGATGATCAAGAAGATTAGCCAGATTGTGCATTTCCCATCAGTACAGAAGCAGCTTATCAAAAAAACATAGATAAGCCCAACTAATCTTATAGTGAGCTCGAAAAATAGCCCACTTGACATTTATTTCCTATTTGGCATAATATTAATAAATAGTAAATAAATGGAGAAATCTATGAAAAAATCACTCATCTTTTTAGCGCTTTTTGGAATTCCACACGTACTCTTCCCGATGGAGGAGGGAAACTCTAAAAATACTAAAAACCAATTTCAAAGTTCCTTAAATAATAATGCTACTCACGATCTTGCTCAACTACCTATCAAAAAAGCACTGATTTGCGGGTCTCATGAGCGCTTTACTTCTATTTTGCAACCGTACAATAAGACGCACGACGTAAAAGATATTGTAAAACTAATTCATCAAGAGGATCTTACGATTGCGAAATTCATTTCTAGCTTTTTTAATTACCGTTGGATGCATCTCTACTTCAATATGTTGGTAAAAAACAAAACGGAAAATCCTAAGCTGAAAACAGTAGCCCTCTTAAAAGAATCATCTGATTTAAATAATGCCATGATTGACCCTGCCCCGACCGTCCAGTTTTCAGATTCTATACCGGCTAACTTGCAATCGCTTATTAATAACATCGTTGATAGTCATTCTCTATTATCCAAAAAATATTTTTACGTAAAAACATTCAAAGATGAACCGAAAACATTAAAAGAAAGCGATGGCAAGCTCATTACGTTCATCAAAAATGGTGAAATCCAGTTGAATATTGAAGTTACCTCTAACGAAGAATATAACAAGGGCGTAATAGTTCATGAGATAACGCACGCCATTGTAGGGGAAACCTGGATGAAAGAAAGGTTGAAAAAAGAAAATTTGTTTTTTACAAAAGCAATGAATCATTTAGTAGAAAGACAAGCGGATCTTCTCATTTCCTCAACTGATAAAAAGTATGCAGCTTTCGTTCAGGAACATCTGGAAGTATTACATAAAGAAGAGAAAGATGACGGTAGCGAAACTCATCCTAGTACTCTCAGCCGCTTAGAAGATATTATATACCTCAATAAACTTTTAGAAGCGGAAGAAAAACTGCAAAAAAAAGAATGAATTCATATTATTATGATACAGATTTAACCCAGTCTTTGCTAACTTTTAAATTGCTTTTCTATTAATTCATAGTACGATGATTTAAGGGGAAGCTCAATAATCAGTTTTGGGTCTAAAGGAATTTGCACCAACCTTTTGCACGTTACTCTTTGTTTTACTTCGCAATAATCTGTAACAATAACGTCCCCGTTTTTCAATTCTGCAATATAGATTTTATTTTTATGGATTTGATTTTCTGTATCCAATCCGCACGTGAGACGCTTTACCTTTGCAATATCATCAGCATTAACAATAGAAAGTTTCTCTATTGCCTCTTTTGAAAATCCATTTTGAAAAAGCGCTATCTGCGCATACTCCTGCCTCTTTGACTCATCCATATCGGCTTCCATGGCGGTGATTGAAATAGAAAATAAAATGCAGATTAATATTCGAATCATTTGATCGGCCTTATCCCATTTTGTTGATCAAATAATAATTTAATTTCATCAAAACAATCTGATGGTATTGGCTCGGATATGATAATTCCCTCGTCGCTATCGGTTCTTTTAATGCAAAATTTTTCATCTCGGTGCTGTGCAGCGATCAATTCGGTGCCATCATTCAATTTAGCGGTATAATAAATACCACCGTGCGGATTTTCGAAGATACCGTTCTCGAGATTTTGCTCTTTGGTGATCGAAACTATTTTAAGTTTTTTAATAGATGCAGTTTCTTTTTTTATAAGTGGTGTATCTGATAATTGGTCATTAACCACTGATACTTCTGAATTTTCCATCGCGCAAGAGTAATAAAAAAAAGATAAGAAAAAGATTGGCAAAAAAATAAATCGAATTAGTCTCATCCCTCCCCCTCATTTTTTTATTTTTCAATCCAGCGCATGCATGCAACCAATAGTTCTAGCATAGATTGAAAAATAATCTATTTGCAATATTTAAATATAAATCGTTTTAAAATAATTTATTATTGAGAGTTTTTATTGGAAAGTTGAATGGTGGATCGCTGAGATTTTTGGGCAAGATATTTTTCTTCAATCATCGTATAATATTTTTCACCCTCTTCTAAAACTAAGGGTACTTGAACGTTAGGAACGTACCGAGTGCACTTTTTCGTTTGTTTACCTTCAAAATTGCAATAATCGGCAACAATCAAACCGCCTTTTTTCAGTTTAGCGCTATAGACACGCCCGATCGTGCTTCCCTCGTGTTGGAAATCCGCTTTTATTTTAATATCTATAATCTCTTCGGGATCAATTTCCATGAACTTCTTAATATCCTCGTCTCGGTATCCCGCCGTTATGAAAGCAATAAATACAATCTTTTTTTTGGATGCTTCAAAATCGATCCCCGTATCCATAGCACTACTTTGAGTCAATACAAAAAATAATGCAACCGTTAAAACACTTAATCTGCATACGCGCATGATCATCCCTCTAAGAGACAACGAGTTCGTTATCATCCAACCTGACACGCTCAATTTTGAGCGCATTTCCAGTTGCAGTATCAATTTCGATAACGACGCCGCACATAAAATATGGTTTTTCTGTTTCCACAACAAATTTTACCGGCATTTGCGTTATAAAATTCCTAATGATCGCATCTTTTTTCATGCCGATCATAGAATTAAGAGAACCGGCCATTCCTAAATCGGTAATAAACGCGGTACCATTTGGCAGAATGCGTTCATCCGCAGTCTGTACATGCGTATGAGTTCCGACAACTGCACTAACTCTTCCATCCAAGAAAAAGCCCATGGCAATTTTCTCTGCTGTTGTTTCAGCATGAAAATCGACAATGATTGTTTTTGTCTTTGTTTGCAAAAAAGTGAGCGCAGAATCCATCGTTTTAAATGGGCAGGCAAGATGCTCTCGCATAAATACGCGTCCTTGAATATTTATAACCCCAATTGTTTGGCCATGAATTGAAAAAGTAGTAACGCCAGTTCCGGGGCATTCATTAGGGAAATTTTCAGGGCGCAATAAATCGGTGTTATATTTTAAATATTCAAAAATATCTTTGTGATGCCAGATATGGTTTCCGCTCGTGACGACGTCAACACCCAAATGTTTAAAAAAGTGCATTAATTTAGGTGTAATGCCGCGACCATCCGCACTATTTTCACCGTTAACGATTACGCCATTTATTTCATACTTTTCACGCAATTTTGGCAAATGCTTTTGCACCATCGCGCATCCTGCAGGCCCAACCACATCTCCAAGGAGTAAAATTCGTACAATGCTCATGATCTACCGCGCATATTCGATTGAACGCTTCTCGCGAATAACGTTTACTTTAATTTGACCAGGAAACGCCATTTCAAGTTCGATCTTGCGCGCAATATTGCGTGCCAATGTTGCTGCTGCATCATCATCCAGCATTTCTTCTTCAACAATTATGCGAACTTCTCTGCCAGCTTGCAGTGCATATGATTTTTTAACACCTTCAAATGAACAGGCAATATCTTCCAGTTTCTCAAGCCGTTTAATATACGCAGAAAGCGTTTCTCGTCGAGCACCGGGGCGCGATGCAGAAATCGTATCGGCAATCATAATAATCGGGCTATAAATAGAAGCAAATATAATTTCTTCATGATGCGCAGCAATAGCGTTTACAACAAGTGGGTCTTCGCCGCATCGTTTAGCAATGTCGCCACCTATTAATGCGTGGGGCCCTTCGACCTCTGCGCTGACCGCTTTACCGATATCGTGCAGTAATCCAGCGCGAAGTGCCATGGTGCCATCAAGCCCAAGTTCTTCCGCTATCATGCGGGAGAAAAGGCCAACTTCTTTACTATGCATTAAAACGTTTTGAGAAAAGCTGGTACGGAAGAAAAGTTTTCCAAGCAACGTCATAATTTCAGGATGCAAACCTTGAATATTGAGCTCAAGCGTTACATCTTTGCCCATTTCCTGAACCATTTCGTCGATTTCTTTTTCGCACTGTCCGACCGTTTCTTCAATACGCGTTGGGTTAATTCTACCGTCGGTGATTAATTTCTCCAATGCACGGCGTGCAACTTCTCTTCGTATCGGATTGAAACCAGAAATAGTGATTATTTCTGGAATATCGCCAATGACAAATTCCATTCCCGTTGCCATTTCAAGCGCCTTGATATTACGGCCTTCTTTACCAATAATGCGGCCCTTCATATCTTCACTTGGTAAATGAACAATACCTGAGGAATGTGGCGCTACTTGATCGGCAATATAACGCTGCATTGCAGTTACGACAATATTATTAGATTTGTCTTTAGCTGTTTGGCGCGCTTCTTCTTCTACTTTTTGAATCCATTTTTGGCTGCTCATACGCACTTCTTCATCAAGCGTATTATAAAGCTCTTTTCGAGCTTCATCGCGCGTCATACCGGTAATGCTTTCAAGTTTTGCAATAAGCTCGGCATACACAGCTTTAATTTTGTTTTCACTCACGAGCAAACGATCATTTGCGCGAGAAAGATTGCGTTCTTTTTGCTGAATTTCTTGCGTTAGCTCTTCAATGCGCTGCTCTTTTTTTTCAAGCGTTTCGTATTTTGCATTCAATTTACTTTGAAAACGTTCGAGCTCTAACCGCTCACGCTTCATATCTAAATCAAATTCACTTCTTCGCTTATGCAATTCATCTTTGAGACGCAGCAAAGATTCGCGACGCTCATTTTCAATATCACGTTTAATGTTTTTTGTGGTATTAACCGCTTCATCAAAAAAACGCTGTGCTTGATTATATTTTGATTTCGCAAAAATAAGTACCGCGATGCCTCCAAGAAAAGCTAACGCGGCTGCGACGCCCCCAAGCTGGAGTAATAACGTCATCATGTTGATCCTCTCTATGATATCCTCGTTGGAAAGCCCACCGCATTAGCGATGTGGCGCTCTTTCAATATTAATCAAGAGGGCAAGCATTATGGAAAGCATCAAAAAAGACGCATGCAAACGCACAAAAAAACAATAACCCTACGATCCCGTCAGGCGATTAATCCGTGCAATAAGCTCGTCTTGGTAAGAACGTAACTGTTCTTCAAACGATAGGTTTTTATGAGCAAATTGAAGTGCCGCAAGTGCTGCAACGCGCTTAGCGTCTTTGCTCTTAAGGCTTTCGCTCAATTCGTTCATAAGCGCATCGACTCGGGAAACCGCTTGCATGATGTGCATTTCAGGTTCATCGCTGATCAGCGTATACGGCTCACCTAAAAGCATGACCGTATATTTTTTTGCTTCCCGCTTCATGATGCTTTTTCATTACTTATTAAGGAATCAATACTTTTAATTAGATCATCAACGAACAATTTCGTAGCCAGACGCTCTTTTATAAGCTCTTCGCTATGAACTGTTGTAAGCTTTTGTACTAATTTTTCGTTTTCTTCACTTAGCCTAGCATTTTCTGCCTTGAGCTCATTAACTAACACAGCAAGGTGCATAATTTTTTGCTCAAGCGCCTGCAATATTTCCATACGCTCCCCTTTTTTACGCATGTACACCATCATTTTTTCTACTTGATGGTAGTGTACCGATGCGCACTAAGCGCTGTCAATAAACCTATTGTTGCGCGAGTTGCACCAGTTGTGAAAATGCTTCTGGTTCGAAAATTGCAAGTTGGCTAAGCATCTTACGATTTAGAGAAACATTGGCTTTCATAAGACCATGCATAAATTTATTGTACGGCATACCGCGCTCGTTAGAAGCGGCACCAATTCGAGTAATGAAAAGTCCACGCATATCACGCTTTTTCAGCTTTCTGCCTTTATAAGCATAAGCCATTGCGCGTAGCACAGTTTCTTTTGCACGACGAATAATATTGGAGCGTTGTCCCCAATAACCCTTAGCCTGTTTTAATAATCTTTTATGACGTTGCTTAGTTGCGAGTCCACGTTTTACACGAGTCATAATATATCCTTATCGATCACTACTACTGCAATAACGATTTAACATGTCGAATATCGCAGCTATTTACATATAACGCACGGCGCATGCCACGTTTTTTGGAAGCTGATTTGCATGTCATCAAATGACGACGGCCAGCTTTAGCGCCTTTTACCAAATTACTTTTCAATTTTTTAAATCTTTTTGCTGCACCAGAGTGCGTTTTCATTTTAGGCATAATAGCAAAACTTTCAACTATTTAACAAAATAAATTCGAGACCACATAGATGAACTCTTCATGTCTTTTTCGTGCGAGAGATTAGTGAGCCCCTCGTGCGCAAGCGTTAGGTCGATTTTTTCAAAAATCTCAGCACCACGCTCTCTGCTCGTAGCCGCTTCACGACCCCTAAACATAAGAGTCACTTTCACGTGCTTACCATCTTTTAAAAAGCCGGCAGCTTGCTTCAATTTGGTAAGATAATCATGCTCGCCAATTTTAGGGCGCATCTTGATCTCTTTTACCTGAATTGTCTTTTGGTGCTTTTTAGCTTCTGCCTGTTTTTTCTTTTTGGCATATAAAAGCTTACCAAAATCCATAATCTTTACAACCGGAACTCCTTCTTGTCCGGTATCAGATACCATAACCAAGTCCAGGTCGGCAGCACGAGCCAGTTTCAACGCCTCTTCGCGTGTTATGACTCCTGCATTTCCCCCATCAAGGGTGATTACCTGTACCTTAGGAGCTCGAATTTGTTCATTTACTAACTGATCAGTTTTTTGAATATTAATTGATTTCAACGTATTTTTACCTTTATACGGTGTTATTTCTCTTTTTGTGCCGCTTGTACTTGAGCGATAGCACTTTCTACCTGAAGCACAAACTCAGGATTTTCTTTCATATGAGCAAGAGCCTGTTCTCTTCCTTGCGCAAATTTTTTCTTCTCAAAAGCGAGCCATGCACCGGACTGCTCCACTACACCATAATGCAATGCAGCGTCCAAAACATCAAGCTCGTGGCTTATGCCTTCGCCAAAAAGCACATCAAGCTCAACTTTCTTGAATGGAGGCGCCATTTTGTTTTTTACCACCTTAATAGAAACTCGGTTACCAAAATGATTGTCGTCTTTTTTGAGAGACGCAATACGACGAACATCCAAGCGAAGTGATGCGTAGAATTTAAGCGCATTACCGCCGGTGGTCGTTTCTTTATTGGCGAACGGCATACTATTAATGTTGTGGCGAATCTGGTTGATAAAGATCAACACGGTTTTTGATTTATGAACAACCGGGGTCAGTTTACGCAACGCTTGAGACATCAAACGTGCCTGCAACCCAACGTGAACATCGCCCATATCACCATCAAGCTCAGCCTTAGGCACCAAAGCCGCAACTGAGTCGACCACAACTATATCCACCGAGCCAGATCGTACCAGCATTTCAGCAATATCGAGCCCTTGCTCGCCGTAATCGGGCTGCGAAATAATCAAATCGTTTATATTAACGCCTAGATTTGCAGCGTACGAGGTATCAAGAGCATGCTCAGCATCAATGTAAGCACAAATACCACCATTTCTTTGAGCTTGGGCTATTGCATGAAGGGCCAAGGTGGTTTTACCCGACGCTTCAGGACCGTAAATCTCAACAATTCTGCCCAATGGATAGCCGCCTATGCCAACCGCATCATTAATTAAAATCGAGCCTGAAGATATAACGGGCGCTTTTTCTAGTTTTGCATCACCAAGAAACATAACCAATCCCTTACCATGCTGCTTATCGATTTGCGCAAAGGTAAGTTCAAGCATTTTTCTCTTATTGAGGTTTTCACTATTCTCTGAAGCTGGTGCCGCTTTAGCGGGAGCTATTTTCGTTTCGTGTTGGGCGGTCATAGTAGTTAATCTTCCAGTGGTAGACTGTCATTTTGTGAATTACTATCTTGAGTAAGTTTAATTGTAGCATTTCTATATAAAGACGCAATATAACCCCTATAAGCAAGCTCTTTTTGCTGCTGGGAGAGTTCTGCCATCAATTCCTGTTTTTTCTGCGCAAAAAGGGCTTCATCGAACGGTTTCATGCTTTCCAATTTCAAGATATAG is a window from the Candidatus Babeliales bacterium genome containing:
- a CDS encoding TIGR00282 family metallophosphoesterase; amino-acid sequence: MSIVRILLLGDVVGPAGCAMVQKHLPKLREKYEINGVIVNGENSADGRGITPKLMHFFKHLGVDVVTSGNHIWHHKDIFEYLKYNTDLLRPENFPNECPGTGVTTFSIHGQTIGVINIQGRVFMREHLACPFKTMDSALTFLQTKTKTIIVDFHAETTAEKIAMGFFLDGRVSAVVGTHTHVQTADERILPNGTAFITDLGMAGSLNSMIGMKKDAIIRNFITQMPVKFVVETEKPYFMCGVVIEIDTATGNALKIERVRLDDNELVVS
- the rpmI gene encoding 50S ribosomal protein L35, with amino-acid sequence MPKMKTHSGAAKRFKKLKSNLVKGAKAGRRHLMTCKSASKKRGMRRALYVNSCDIRHVKSLLQ
- a CDS encoding prolyl oligopeptidase family serine peptidase, encoding MSIFQMRRGAWGIFCVFICLFLAIGAAEDGKGFSQAEKPQFAYLFAHGLGATQQQFALFAQVPEIDLKKNQNWFLYDPVVLFNFPDAKNDKGEYLKEHVNLGQKKDIDQLHATIVAALAQLPGAGLVLTGISRGAATILNLLALAQPNYVAAVVLESPFDSFKSVINHLLKRFGVQWLPFSEKIGAKIAQSQFPSLNLDGIAPCKVASYIPQHVPILFVHSAKDKVVPVQCSRKLYIKLKETGHQHVYLLELPSGDHGKLMNSEHSLMYQNAVHAFYKKYGLPHQEDFAKHGEAFLALAQPGIAEVQARDKRALNLSDDQED
- the rny gene encoding ribonuclease Y, whose protein sequence is MMTLLLQLGGVAAALAFLGGIAVLIFAKSKYNQAQRFFDEAVNTTKNIKRDIENERRESLLRLKDELHKRRSEFDLDMKRERLELERFQSKLNAKYETLEKKEQRIEELTQEIQQKERNLSRANDRLLVSENKIKAVYAELIAKLESITGMTRDEARKELYNTLDEEVRMSSQKWIQKVEEEARQTAKDKSNNIVVTAMQRYIADQVAPHSSGIVHLPSEDMKGRIIGKEGRNIKALEMATGMEFVIGDIPEIITISGFNPIRREVARRALEKLITDGRINPTRIEETVGQCEKEIDEMVQEMGKDVTLELNIQGLHPEIMTLLGKLFFRTSFSQNVLMHSKEVGLFSRMIAEELGLDGTMALRAGLLHDIGKAVSAEVEGPHALIGGDIAKRCGEDPLVVNAIAAHHEEIIFASIYSPIIMIADTISASRPGARRETLSAYIKRLEKLEDIACSFEGVKKSYALQAGREVRIIVEEEMLDDDAAATLARNIARKIELEMAFPGQIKVNVIREKRSIEYAR
- the recA gene encoding recombinase RecA; this encodes MTAQHETKIAPAKAAPASENSENLNKRKMLELTFAQIDKQHGKGLVMFLGDAKLEKAPVISSGSILINDAVGIGGYPLGRIVEIYGPEASGKTTLALHAIAQAQRNGGICAYIDAEHALDTSYAANLGVNINDLIISQPDYGEQGLDIAEMLVRSGSVDIVVVDSVAALVPKAELDGDMGDVHVGLQARLMSQALRKLTPVVHKSKTVLIFINQIRHNINSMPFANKETTTGGNALKFYASLRLDVRRIASLKKDDNHFGNRVSIKVVKNKMAPPFKKVELDVLFGEGISHELDVLDAALHYGVVEQSGAWLAFEKKKFAQGREQALAHMKENPEFVLQVESAIAQVQAAQKEK
- a CDS encoding cell division protein ZapA is translated as MKREAKKYTVMLLGEPYTLISDEPEMHIMQAVSRVDALMNELSESLKSKDAKRVAALAALQFAHKNLSFEEQLRSYQDELIARINRLTGS
- the rplT gene encoding 50S ribosomal protein L20, which translates into the protein MTRVKRGLATKQRHKRLLKQAKGYWGQRSNIIRRAKETVLRAMAYAYKGRKLKKRDMRGLFITRIGAASNERGMPYNKFMHGLMKANVSLNRKMLSQLAIFEPEAFSQLVQLAQQ
- the infC gene encoding translation initiation factor IF-3, yielding MKSINIQKTDQLVNEQIRAPKVQVITLDGGNAGVITREEALKLARAADLDLVMVSDTGQEGVPVVKIMDFGKLLYAKKKKQAEAKKHQKTIQVKEIKMRPKIGEHDYLTKLKQAAGFLKDGKHVKVTLMFRGREAATSRERGAEIFEKIDLTLAHEGLTNLSHEKDMKSSSMWSRIYFVK
- a CDS encoding Nramp family divalent metal transporter yields the protein MITTEKLTIPIANAWRKNRTTPSLQESYHTIPINPAWPWWRKMLAFGGPGYLVAVGYMDPGNWATDLAAGSAFNYTLLSIILLSNLMAILLQHLAAKLGIVTGRDLAQACRDHFSKPITLGLWVLCEIAICATDLAEVIGSAIALNLLFNLPMFIGVCLTALDVFALLYLQKFHFRYVEGIVILLMTVIAGCFWYEIAISSPNIGLIISNLLPRAEIFSHPEMLYIAIGIVGATVMPHNLYLHSSIVQTRKHDQTKEGKREAIKFSTIDTTVALTIAFFINAAILIVSAAVFYSRGYKEITEIEQAYQLLSPLLGIPLASTLFAVALLASGQNSTLTGTLAGQIVMEGFLEIRLRPWMRRLLTRSIALVPAIICVLFYGDASVARLLLLSQVILSFQLGFAIIPLIMFTSDRKKMGPHVNSRLITILAWLSAALIIGLNCKYLFDLAVGYLS